Genomic DNA from Bacteroides zhangwenhongii:
CTGACGATATAAACTAGATTTGATTTAGTGGATTTGAATCTGTATAATGATATAGATAGAAGTCCATCCTCATTTCCTCCATCTTTCTGGATGAAGAGGAATGGATATGCGCTTTCTAACATTTAGAGTATATAAGGATATACAGGAATCCTTCTTTTATTTAATTCTTCTTTGGATACGTCAGACAATACAAACTTTTTCCCTCCATTTGTTTTTGAGGGATTTATCTTGGTCTTTTGCTTTTGAGAAAGCATTTTTATTTGTTTCGTTTTTATATTGCCCATTATTATACTGTATGCTTTTATACGTCATTACTCTGCAAAGATACGAAATATCTCTGAAATCAGTAGAAACTTTCTTGAATTTTAGAAAAGAAATAAGTCTAACTTTCATGCGGTATCTTTGCTTATTCATCGAATAACCTCTATATTTGTGGGATACTAATTTGAAGATGCAATGGATACATTAGAACGTAAACTGCCGATTGGGATACAGACATTTGAGAAAATGCGTACAGAAGGATGTCTGTATGTGGATAAGACCGACATCATATATCAGATAGCAGCTACTAAAGTTCCTTATTTCCTAAGTCGTCCCCGTCGTTTTGGCAAAAGTCTGCTTCTTTCCACTTTCGAAGCCTACTTTCAAGGTCGGAAAGACCTGTTTGCAGGCTTGGCTATTGAAAAACTGGAAACGAAATGGGAACAATATCCTGTTCTGCATCTTGATTTGAATGCGAGAAAATATGAGACGGCGGCGGATTTGGTGGCCATGTTAAACCAATATTTGGAGAAATGGGAAGATTTCTATGGCGACGAAAAAAAAGACCGCAGTCCCGAAGAACGTTTTAGCTATGTCATCGAACAAGCCTGTCTGAAAACAGGAAAAGGAGTCGTTGTGTTGATAGACGAATACGATAAACCTTTGCTGCAAGCCCTTGGGGATGAGAATTTAATGGGGGAATACCGTCGTATTCTGAAAGCCTTTTACGGTGTGTTGAAAAGCTCCGATCGCTATCTTCGGTTTATCTTTCTGACAGGTGTCACAAAATTTGCGCAAGTCAGTGTTTTCAGCGATTTGAATCAATTGAATGATATTAGCATGAAGATTCCTTATGCCAATATCTGCGGTATTACCAAAAAGGAATTGTTGGCCACGTTCACACCGGAACTGCAACGGCTGGCAGAAGTGCAGGAGATGTCTTTCGATGATACAGTCGATAAAATGACAGCCATGTATGATGGCTACCACTTCACATATAGCGAGGAAGGATTGTTTAATCCTTTCAGCGTGCTCAATGTTTTTGCTGGATTGATGTTTGATAACTATTGGTTCCAGACCAGTACTCCCACATATCTTGTGGATTTGTTGAAGCAAAGTGACTATGACTTACGCTTGTTGATAGATGGGTTGGAAGTCGGTAGTTCCGGTTTTGCGGAATACCGTGCCGAGACAAAGAATCCCCTTCCGATGATTTACCAAAGCGGTTATCTGACTATTAAAAACTTTGATAAACTATTGAACCTATACACGCGAATATAAAGTAGTGTAATGTTGCAAAATTCTAGGATATGGTGGATTCAACAGATGAAAAACATTTATTAATAGATTTAAGAGACGGTTCTTTTCAAGCATTCGAAAGATTGTATAATATGTATAGTGGTAAACTGTACAATTTCATTATGCGGTTGTCTTCCGGCAATCAATATATGGCAGAGGAGATAGTGCAGTCCACTTTCATCCGTATATGGGAAGTGCGGGAGAAAGTAGATCCCGATGCTTCATTCATATCCTTTCTCTGTACGATAGCCAAGAACCTGTTGATGAATATGTACCAGCGTCAGACTGTTGAATATGTTTACAATGAATACTTGATGAAAAACGGGGTAGACCGTGATTCGCAAACCGAAGATAACATCGATTTACGTTTTCTGAACGACTATATTGATTCTTTGGCGGAAGAACTGCCGGCACAACGCAAGAAAATCTTTATATTAAGCAAGCGTCAGAATTATACAAATAAGGAAATAGCCGAGGTAATGGGAATTTCCGAAAGTACGGTTGCTACCCAACTATCTTTGGCGGTAAAGTTTATGCGCGAGCAGTTGATGAAACATTACGATAAGATAATTGCGCTTTTGCTCGCTTTTTGTGTTAATGAAATGTAATTATAACCTGCTCTTTTAGATAAAGGATAAGATGAAAATGTATACCAATAAATAAGTAGGCAAGAAGATGGATAAGACATATTATAAGGAACTGATTGAGAAATATTTCGAAGGAAATATAACGGATGACGAAATAAAGGAATTGTCCGGCTGGATAAAGAACGACCGTCGGTTGCAGGACTGGTGGGAAAATGAATTCTCCCGGTCGGATACCGATATCAACCCGATACTGCGTGATAAACTCTTTGCACGTATCAAAGAAAAGACACAAGGAAAAGAGAAAAAAAGAACCATTCGCCCGAATTATTGGAGATGGGTTGCCGCTATGCTTCTACCTGTCTGTATCGCTTTTTTCACCTACTATCTTATAGATTCTTCCCGGACAATGGAAGCCCCCTTTGTGGTGAAAGCCAATAAAGGGGACAAAGCGACTATTGAATTGCCGGACGGCACGAATGTCGTGCTCAATTCAGCTTCCCAATTAAGTTATCTGAATAATTTCGGAGAAAAAGTTCGTCGTGTGCAACTGAATGGTGAAGCCTATTTTAAAGTAGCCCATGATGAGAAACATCCCTTTGTCGTGCAAATCGGTGATTTGGAAGTGAAAGTACTTGGTACATCTTTCAATGTATCCGCCTATGAAGACTCCAGGGATGTGACAGTTGTTCTGTTGGAAGGGAAAGTAGGTGTTTATGTGCAAGCAACCTCGCATATAATGAAGCCCGGAGATAAAATTGAGTACAATAAAGTCACTCATAAGATAACAACCACCCAAGTGCATCCGAATGATTACATCGAATGGACAAAAGGAAATATGTACTTTGAGAAAGAATCTTTGGAAAATATCATGAAAACCCTTTCACGTATTTATGACGTAGAGATCCGCTTCGATTCCGGAAAACTACCTAAAGAATACTTCACGGGAACTATTCCGGGTGGCGGTATACAGAATGCTTTGAATATTCTGATGCTAACTTCACCTTTCTATTATGAGATGGATGGTTCGGTGATTGTCTTGAAAGAGAAATAAATAGATAAGCATTCTTTCAAATAATAGTAAAAGCCATTTCGGAGTTTCACTTCTAAGGAATGGCTTTTTTATTCACACAATCAAATAAGTTAACGAGAGTTAAAGATAGATAGGCGCTTGGACGGGAGGATATAGCAGTCTGTATACCTATCAAACAACTTAAAAAGTTTGGATATATGAAAAACAGAAAACACCTTGTAAATCTCCCTCAAACCCACAGGGAGAGAAGTAAGAACTGGAGAACACTACGGGCTGTATGCCTGCTATTGTTCCTAAGCATCTCTTTTGCCGCTTATTCTCAAATAACGGTTAATTTGAAAAATTTGTCTTTAAGAGCCTCCTTAAAGAAGATTGAGCAAGTAAGTAGTTACAAATTTTTCTACAGTGAAAGTCTGTCTGAATTAAATCAGAAAGTGTCGTTGAATGTTCAAAATGCGACGATTGACTATACAATGACTCAACTTTTAGGCAGAATGGATCTGACATACAGAAAAGAACAAGACAATGTGATTGTATTGATTCGTAAAGCCGAGGAGAAGTCAGTTGCTAAAAAAGTAACAGGTACCGTTGTAGATGAAAAAGGAGAACCTGTTATCGGCGCAAGCATTGTGGTAAAAGGCAAGTCACACGGAACGATCACAGATTTCGATGGAAAGTTCACATTGGCTGATGTGCCGGAAAAAGGAATATTGACAATCTCTTATATAGGGTATAAGACAGTCGATATTTCTACCACTGGTCAGACATTAGTGAAAGTTGTACTTCAGGAAGACAGCAAAATGATTGATGAAGTTGTCGTGGTCGGCTACGGAGTTCAGTCACAAAAACTAGTGACAACTTCCATCAGTAAAGTAAAGATGGAAAATATAGACCAAGGTAATGACTATAACCCGATAAAAATGCTGCAAGGACGTGTAGCAGGTGTGAATATATCCTCTGCTTCCGGCACTCCGGGAGAAGCCCCCAATGTGACCGTTCGTGGTATTGGTTCCGTCAGTGGAGGAAGCTCGCCACTTTATGTCGTTGACGGTATCCCGAGCGAAAAATATCCCAACCTGAATCCGAATGACATTGAAAGCATGGAAGTCTTGAAAGACGCTTCCGCCGCTGCTATCTATGGTTCGCGTGCCAATGCCGGAGTCGTATTGATAACCACCAAATCTGGTCAGCAAGGCAAGACAAAGGTAGAAGTGTCCGGCCGCTACGGATTTGCCTATCTCGCCAGTGACATTGAAATGGCTAATTCGACGGAATATATGAATACCATGCAAGCCGCTATCGACAATTACAATGTACAGATGGGAGCTAACCTTCAACTGTATACTCCTTCTCAAATTCAGGAAACCGATTGGGTGAAAGAAATATCAAGAAAAAACTCAAAGACAGGTACCGGCTCCATCAGCATCTCCGGTGGAAACGAAAAGACTACTTTTTTCGCCTCTTTGGGAGCCAATACCCAAGAAGGATATTTGAATAAAAGTAGTTATGACCAATATAATATGCGTGCGAAATTCACTCATAAAATCAATAATATCTTCAAGCTGAATATGAATTTGGCAGGTTCCGCCAGCCGTTCAGACCTGTTGGAAGAAACGAGCACCAGTCTGAAAGTGCTGCGTACGGCACGCGAAGAACAACCCTGGTATTCACCCTACAAAGAAGACGGAACATCCTATAAAGTGAACGGAACGGATATTCTGCGTCACAATCCCGTAATGCTGATAAATGAAGAAGACTGGGTGGCAAAGAAATACCAACTATCCGGTGTATTCAGTATAGACGTTACCCCCTTCAAAGGGTTCAAATA
This window encodes:
- a CDS encoding RNA polymerase sigma-70 factor, whose protein sequence is MVDSTDEKHLLIDLRDGSFQAFERLYNMYSGKLYNFIMRLSSGNQYMAEEIVQSTFIRIWEVREKVDPDASFISFLCTIAKNLLMNMYQRQTVEYVYNEYLMKNGVDRDSQTEDNIDLRFLNDYIDSLAEELPAQRKKIFILSKRQNYTNKEIAEVMGISESTVATQLSLAVKFMREQLMKHYDKIIALLLAFCVNEM
- a CDS encoding FecR family protein, with the protein product MDKTYYKELIEKYFEGNITDDEIKELSGWIKNDRRLQDWWENEFSRSDTDINPILRDKLFARIKEKTQGKEKKRTIRPNYWRWVAAMLLPVCIAFFTYYLIDSSRTMEAPFVVKANKGDKATIELPDGTNVVLNSASQLSYLNNFGEKVRRVQLNGEAYFKVAHDEKHPFVVQIGDLEVKVLGTSFNVSAYEDSRDVTVVLLEGKVGVYVQATSHIMKPGDKIEYNKVTHKITTTQVHPNDYIEWTKGNMYFEKESLENIMKTLSRIYDVEIRFDSGKLPKEYFTGTIPGGGIQNALNILMLTSPFYYEMDGSVIVLKEK